tttaggagttcacccaacctttgtttcagggtttcccctaggttggctcctatgtaagtcgtttttccttcctcttttccgacttgtatctcctcggtcTTCCCACCCGGCTGAGGTCGTAGCTCTTCTCTGGTTCTTGTCCCACCTaactctatggtgtggacttctttgccctttcctctcagattcaggctttcgttgtagcatttccttgccaatttttgatctcccctcaccgttgctattcctcctggagtcgggaatttcatgcagaggtgaggagttgataccactgttccgagtcgattaagggtagttctgccaattaaggcgttgtaggctgacccttcatcgatgactataaagtctatactcagagtccttgatttttccccttttccaaaggtggtgtgaaggggtaaaaatcccagtggctttattggcgtatcccctaacccatatagggtgtcggggtaagctctcaattctttttcatctaaccctagcttgtcgaaggcgggtttgaaaaggatgtccgccgagcttccttggtctactagggttctgtggagatgggcattggctaggatcatagttatcaccacgggatcatcatgcccggggattatcccttgcccatcttcttttgtgaaggatatagtggggaggtcgggtgtctcatccccgacctgatagactctcttcagatgtcttttgcgagaagatttggtgatttcgcctcccgcaaatcctcctgagatcatatggatatgtctctcaGGGGTCTGTGGTGGAGGATCTCTCctatccatatcatctcgctttctctttccatggttgtccgacctctccatgagatatctgtcaagccgaccttctctagccagcttttctatcacatttttgaggtcgtaacaatcgttggtggagtgaccatatattttatggtactcgcagtactcgctgcggcttcccccttttttatttttgataggCCTTGGGGGTGGCAGTCTTTCAGTGTTGCagatctctctgtatacatccactatagaagactttagaggagtataagagtgatacttTCTGGGTCTTTCGAGACCgggttcttccttcttcctgacttccctttccctctctctAGAGGAGGAAGCAGGTCCAGGTCGTGAACTCGAGTCTCTTAACtttgcattctcttccatgttgatgtacttttcagccctttcttgtacatcactcagagaaacggggtgtcttttggatatggactgtgagaaggggccttctctaagtccattgactaaccccattatcactgcctctgtgggcaggtcttggatctccaaacatgccttattaaacctttccatataggctcgtaaagactctccgacctcctgctttattcccaggaggctcggtgcatgttttactttgtctttttggattgagaacctcatcaagaattttcttgagaggtcttcaaaactagtgATGGATCTCGGgggaaggctatcgaaccacttcatcgctgccttcgataaagtggtcgggaaggccttgcatctcgtagcgtcggaggtATCAGccaggtacatccgacttttgaagttgctaagatgatgctttggatccgtagttccatcatagaggtccatttcagggcttttgaagttcgttggaacttttgccctcattatgtcctcgctgaaaggatcttctCCGCCTGGGAGTCGATCTTCTCCTTCGTCGCGGGAGTTCTTGAGAGAGGATTCTAGctgcaagagttttctttccaactctttttgccgttccatctcctccctaaggtacctttcggtttccttttgccTCTCCCGCTCTTGTTCTAATTGTTCCAGGCGATTATGAACCAAACTCATTAGTTCGGTTACGTGAGACGGTCCGCCTTTTTCGGATTCACGTCCATCTGACGAATTTACCTTCGGATTCTTCACTCCGGAGGTACCCTCTCGGTGTTGATCATTGTCTTCATTGCCATGGCCTACGtctagattctcttgctcagaatctgtcTCGACATGGCCTTCTTCATGGGATCTTTCCGCCATTgatggatgatctctcgggtccccggcaacggcgccaatgctacggtaggtaaccggagattagtccaatggatggcgtctggcggcccaagtgtatgaTGGAAGTGATTTTCTGGTGTGTCCACAACTCGGGAAactccttccgacttgtgctcgcgtgggaatggggggtggtacctgcaaggacactccgatgcttaagttagcaagggtgcaagcaggtcttagagagtattggacttaggaatacctgaggtgtgtcagtgtacttatagtggtgagccaataaccaccgctggagtagtgccgtatctttaggataataaccgtcccattatcttagggaggttaagatatggctttatgaagtggttagagagattttaggggcggttactcatttgaatgagtatttatctgccagctaatctcacaaccgacttcttcgtacaAAGTCGGGATTGACACCGACCTCTTGCATGGAGGTGGTGCTTTACTAGGCTTAATCTAatggatcaggcctttcgattggacctgggctctcatcattgggccagggtatgaacaggacTTATCCCAAACGTTGAGGACAAAttaaaaacgatactttacttgTTATTATTTCGTAGTTACAATCGAGTTATAATgaaaaaattatgtatatatatacatgttatttcacatattaaatattttgtattttaacatgtattttagattgataattaatttgatggctaaatttatatataacatgaatgtaattattttggttaaaaaattagtgcagaatccttattattagtttaTAATAATTGagaaacaataaaaattaatctaaaataattcaaacttttaaattttgtatttattaattattactaaaataaataagtaattttagatataatgaatatataaatgtaaatattatatatatatatatatatatatatatatatatatatatatgtactaaGTCAAATAAAGTAACGTTGTGTTATTGTGCACTTAACATTATTTCTTACCTaattaatagtataatattagttttggaaagttttaatttgaaaagtaagtaattgaaaTGAAGAAGATGGATGAGAATTTGTGAATTACATTTACTTAATTTAGAAGAAGTTAGTAAAATAATGGGGTTGataggaagaagaagaaaggaaagagaaaagaagataCCGTTTTGTGGGTGATGAAGACATATAAAGGAGAGAGAAGTTTTGTGAGGAGAGGTTGGACCACGGTCCAATGTGTCAGAACCCCTCGATCTCACCATGTGAATCTGGTTTGCAAAGCCTTCCCTTCACGGAAAAAGTACATCTCTCTCACCTCTGCAACTGCAAGCACTCACATTTTGAAATCATGTCATTCAATTTTCCACATTCTTCTTCTCCcattctatatatataaatatatatatattactctTTCTCTACTTTCTTGAAAATGAAGTTTTATCAACTATCAAACAATGAGTTGTGAGTTTCTTTCATGATCTATCAATGTCCGTGCACAGACCATAACATGCAATTGCATGTGCAACCACATCCATGCCTATCGTTAATTTTTATGTGCCCTCAAGGTTATATATATAACTCATCACAATTTCTAATGTATGTCAGAATTTGAAATTGCCAATTCACTACCtcatattatatactacataatACCACCTTATAACTAGTCCTTCGTAAAACCTCAGTCTAATTCAATTGGATTATGTGAAATATAAATTTGTAAGAGTAGAACACAGGACAATAGTTGATGATTTTTCACTCAGGATTGATCTTTTTATAGGAACGGAGTTGTACTTACAAAACATTCtgaagtttaagttaataaGATAGTGTTTAGTGGAGAGACAGAGATAGAAAgactaaaactaaaaaatagagACTAAAAAAtagagattgaaataaatcttATTATTTTGTTTGATGCAAAGTGAGaaacagaaattgaaacaataataaaactctaatttaatttgtacaaagaataaaattggaattaattaattgaaatgaggatattttatttataaaatattattaaagttttaatctccatctctaaaaattttagtccctTGTGTCTCTACATTTTGAAGATActaaaatactgaaattttaaggacagagacagaaattttagtactagtctctgaaccaacaaacatgatactgaATTTCAGTCTTTCAATCTCTGTCTCAGTACTTCAAAAAAAATGTTGTACTGAAAAAATCGAAGTGTACAGTATTTTTTTGGAGAGGCTTACTTCTAGTTTGAGATAGTGGATTTCGTGAGGTTATTTGTGAAACAGACGGTTTAGAAGTTCTTTTTTTGGTAAACTAAAAAATACTTGGTAAGAATATTTTATAATGGAATTTGACAAAacatatacaaaaaattatgaattgaaattggagagtctttattcttttaatttagaAGAATACAAATAATGTTACAAATTATATGGTTAGAGCAGTTACTTCTAGCGAACATTTactgaaattgaaattaatcaTGGAGTGAATTTTAACATCTAATAAATTTAGATATGAATCTAACCatcaattaatttaattttgtctatggtttttttcctttttgtctgtttaataaaaaaaaagtaaatataaGATACTTTGAACACgtattaagttttttttatagtatttaaaaggttaactaaaaaaaatcgAATAGATATTCGGTGGATATGATCTAGTTTACGATCTGTATGGATTGATATGCCTCTAGAAAGGATATTATTGAATCGACCATAGCTTAGACCTAATTTTAAAGTTCTACCGTAACAGTTTAATTGAATTAATCATAACATGCAATTGAATCATTGCATGTACAAGTAGACCGCTACTGTTTGATATTTATGTTCTATCAACAACGTTAATAAACCCTGTATTATTCACTTTATACTTTATAGTTTATAGTTTATAATAACCGGTACCACACTATTACAAGGCATTAGAAATAGACAACTATTCTAATAAAAatgtcaaaaatattttttatgataattttagtttaaaaagcctaatttatttgttttgtcacactttaaataaaaataatatttttatagtatatgaaaatcaaattttagaatttatcaTCTAATAGtgaaaatgaaatatttttatacaatGACAATTATTAATCTTTATTAAAGTATTTACCTTAAAAATATAGCATGAAATTGAATTGCATGCCAAATCAGTTGAATTGATCAACACAGAGGGGCAAAAAAGTATTTCTATAGCTGCCAATGGCTTGCAACAAAATTAACATCAACATATGAAATACtgttaataatttaatatccAACGGTAGTTGGTAAATATGGATATAAATAATACAAGCAAAGATAGAAAGACTAACAAAAATGACACAGAGGATATCAGCAAACAAGTTTACCAATTCTGTCAGGATATATTTCCTGCATAAAatttattgaaagaaattataatttataattaaagaTGGAGATAAAGCATATATCAAGTTTAAATCCTCAATTAAATGCTTCTTCAAAGTAGTGACAGCTTTAATTCCACGAATGGTATCAGACTGCATCAGAAGTACAAATACAGCTAAAAAATGGTGTCATTCAAATAGTCAAAGCAATATCTTATAACATCAATAATTGGAAAAAACATTGGCAGCGACAGACCCTAACGCTGAAAATGAAATTAGTGTTATAAGACTGAAGTGAAACCCCCTATCATTTCAtcttttatccaaatatttagTCTAAAAAATGATCCTATGAAGTGgatgaattatgttttgataGTAATTGAAACTATCTAGAAAAGTTGTTATCTCTATACTTGTGTCATGAATTATGAAATAGGTTTATGCGTTGAGTTTGTAAGTGTCCCAATTCCACcttgaaaagcaaaagaacaagttcaaaagacacaTGAGATATTGCAAAATTGAATGTGGAAATTCAGGTACAGTTGagttcacgtgaagttgatatctgagagtcgttagataagttgactgatttgactaaattttcatctaacgccTCTCAAATATCAATTTCATATGAAGTCAACTTCACTTGAGTTTTTACTTAAATTGAGTATACATAAATATGTGTTGCTATTGTTAAGTAAAAATTATGTTCCTAAAGGCTTTATTACCGgattaacaagaaaaatatTCTAATATACATAGatagctatatatatatactaagaaattaattaaatcaaGTATCAATTAGCACCAACacgcgaagaagaagaaggaacagAGAGAGTGTGATGATCAACATAACCACAGTTAGTACAAGGCGGAACAAGGGGCTTTGCCGccgccatcatcatcatcatctccTTGTAACTCTCGCAGCTTCTCGAGTATTggtgattcttcttcttcttcatatcaTTGTTAACAACTCTCAACTCTGCATCCTCCTGCAACCTCAACCTATACCTATCATCATCTTCGTcgtttcttccttcttctctaaCCATAACTATTGAATGCCCCGTCGAATGCGACCGCAAGAATCTGTTATTACCGTCGTCATCGTCGCCGCCTTCTTTGACGTCAATGCAGACGTCATCATCACCATTACCGTGGTCTCCTCCAACAGCAGCACTCTGCCTGTCATGATCGTGAGTAATCGAAGAAGCAGAAGACTTTCTGGTTTCAAGATCAGTGCGGCAAACGGGGCAGGTCTTGTGTCGTTGAAGCCAGAGATCAACGCACTCTTGGTGGAAGACGTGGCGGCAAACGGGGAGCAAGCGGAGAACGGTGTCGTCCTCGAACTCCAAGAGACAGATGGCGCATTCAAGGGCGTACTTCTTCTCCTTGCGGAGATCCTTGACGGAGGAATAAGGGAAGGTGGGGAATTCGTGGAGGAGGGAAGCGTCGAGGCCCATGAAGGGGGAATTAGAAGCGTTGTTGATGGTGTTGGCGGTGGCGGtggcggtggtggtggtggctgCGTTGGCGGAGGGGGATCGGTGGAAGGCGAGGGTGTGGATGATGCTGACGAAGTAGCAGCGGCAGAAGTAGACGAGGGTGAAGCAGACGAAGCAGATGACGAGGACGATGAGGACGAGAGCTACGAGTATTGGTGGTGTGTTGTATGCTGTTGATGCTGCTGTTCCTCCTCTGTGATCTGATTCTGATGATGGTGAAGACGAAGAAGACGACATAGTAACATTTGCATTATTTGCATGGATGGATGGATGAAAAGAAATCAAAAGGAATGATGTTGCTTTGTTATGCTGTTTCTCCTTCTCCTCTCTTGCATGGATGAGAGTACTTTCAGCACTGCAAACGTGGAATATGATCAACCttctttccttttatttttattttcatttaataTATGCACCATTACTTTTCTCACTTGTAACAACCACAACCCTTAATGTTCCATAACTAATTTTGGATATAAAATAACAACACTTTTTGCCTCCATGTCTCAACAGTCAACACACCTATTAAAAGGACTATTTCAACGAACAtgtcaaaaatatcttttcatggtaattatttttaaaaaaatataatttatatatttaattatattttaaataaagataacatttttataatattaaaaaaattaagtattaTAACATACTTTATCATCTAAAGATCAAAATGAAATATCTTCACATAATGACAATCATAAAATCTTCATTAGAATAGTTACTATATTAaaaaagaaactattcaaataaaaatgtcaaaaatattttatataaaaatataatttatttatttaaccacattttaaataaaaataacatttttataatatcaaaatttaattttacaattcatcatctaaaaaaaattcacataaaAACAAGGGCAATTTACTAGAATAAACAAAGTGTGTGAAATGTTTACCCAAATACATAAAATGGGATCCTGTTACTTGAATGTGCAAATTCAATTATATGTAATCCGTGGGAGGTTAGAACGGTTTAGGGTTTAcacataaaccgtgggaggttCCCACGGATTATGAACATTGCGTTGcatgcataaaccgtggtaggttaccacggtttatgaagagaATGATATGAGCATAATACACGGTAACCTACCGCGGTTTATGAAGAAGTTAGCATATGCATAAACCCCTCTaacctcccacggtttatgcgTTGTAGTATATAAATATGTAATCCGTTGAAGGCTATCACGGTTCATTTGCTTCACCCAAAAATTTGGAAAGTTGTTGTGTTGAGAGGAGCTTGTGGAAAAGCTTTGAAGGTTTGAAGGAGGAATCCGATGGAGCCAGCGGAGTCTGAGGATCGCTTGTACCGACTAAATGGCGTTGCTCACGTGGCAGGATACCTCGCTGAAGAGGTAAGTTATTATCATTAACATTGTTATTAATATTGCTTGTaatgttatttatataaatGTTGACATTATGAGCGTTGTTATttgtcaaattatttttttatgtgtttATTTAAATCGTTATTCTGATTAATATTATCTATATAAATATTGATATTGTTATGGTTATTGTTAATataaatgtaaaaaatatatagaaattGACATTATTAGGATTATTGTtggtaaaaatatattttgttatgttTATCCTTATTGTTACTCTGGTTAgacttatttatataaatattaaaattattattgttattgttagtAGAAATATTACTCGTAGGTTAGAAATTTTTATGACCATGGTTATTGTTagtagaatttaattttattatttttattgttattgtagtaattttttataagttatttttgaTGGTTTTAGTGATGGATTTATGTTGAAGGTTTTTTTTACCCACATTTTGCAGCTTGGTAGGGTTATTAGCGGCGTCAGAAGACAACAGAATATGCCGTTACATGATCGGATTATACCCTATCTGGAGACAGCGGGGTTGTATCATTTGGCTAGGCTTAACAGTCAGTGGTTCTGGGTCGATGAGCCTCTCCTTAGCGCATTTATTGAGCGGTGGCGTCCTGAGACGCACACCTTCCATATGCCTTTTGGGGAGTGCAGTATTACTCTGCAAGATGTGGCATATCAGCTTGGTTTGCCGATCGATGGTGAGCCCGTTAGTGGGTGTCTGACCGAGTTTGAGAATTTTATGGAACACGGTAGGCCAGCATGGGTGTGGTTCCGGGAGTTGTTTGGGGAGTTACCTCCACAGAGTAAAGTTAAGCAGATGACAGTGTGCTACACATGGTTCCATGAGAGGTTCCGGGTTCTCCCAGCAGATGCTAGTGATGAGACCGTGCGTGTATACGCTCGTGCCTATATTCTGATGCTTTTGTCCTCTCAGCTGTTTGCGGACAAGAATGCAAACAGGGTCCACCTTCGGTGGTTGCCttatttggcatctttggacgACTTGGGTAGATATAGCTGGGGCTCGGCTGCGCTTTGCTGGTTGTATAGATGTCTTTGTCGTGGAACAAACAGAAACGTTGTTAACTTGGCTGGGCCGCTTCAGCTTCTACAGTcttggattttctggaggttTCCCACTCTTAGGCCGAGTGGATTTGATAGATTTGGGTTTCCTCTTGCTTCCAGGTTAGGTTTTATTTTTTCGGTTCTTGAATTATTCAACATGATGTGTTATTCTTCATTTTGACATGATTTGAATGAAATTCGTAGGTGGGCCACGTTTATGCCGAGAAACGATGGAGGGGCCCAAAGATTAGCTTCTGCACGCCTTTTGTTGGATCGATTGCGTGTCCATGATGTGAGTTACTTAGATATTGATCTTACTTGCATTGGTTTATGCTATATTTCCTGTTCTAACGACATTGTAACTGCTTTGATACAGTTTCTGTGGGAGCCTTACTCTTCTGTCGAGGTTGCTGCTGTTATTCATCCCGAGATACTAGTTGAGGAGCACCGTAGGCTTTGGACTGCCCTCACTAGCCTGATATATTTTGCGGCGATTGAGTGGCACCAGGTTGATAGGGTGCTACCACAGTTCGGCGGTGTTCAGCATCTCCCTCAGCCGGCTCTCAACATAGATTGGTTACATGCAAAGGATGGCAGGGGTGGTGACCGGTGGTTCCCCACATATTACCGGGAGTGGCATCAGTATTGGGACTCTCGGGTTCAGTCAGTCATATGGGTTGATCGAGTCGCTGACCCCAGTCCATCATCAGAGTACCTGGATTGGTGGTGCCGTGTGGCGCACAGATTCCTATCCCCGGATGATGCATTCCAGGATCCGAGGCCGATTTTGTTGTCTGAGGAGGCACGTCACAGAGGGTTGTCCCAGGCTCCTCCCAGGGTGCACGTTTACGACAGACCGGATAACAGGCGAGTCGATCGCCGTCGTCGCATAGGCACCAGGACCACGGATCGAGAGTGGCGGGAGTTCGCCCACCGTTTGGAGGAGGACCTCCCTGGACCTGAGCATGGGGATGCAGCGGAGTATCGTGTTCCTCGACGCAGAGCCAGACGTCAGCCTGGGCGGGATGGTCGTGCAGGGGCTCGAGGTCCAGGACCATCCGTTGGGGATGATGGCTCGCAGCACGCTGTTGGTGAGGATGTAGGTGTTTCAGCGTCAGCTATGGATCAGCGGACGTTCGACGTGGGTAGTAGCTCTCAGCTCTTTGCGAACATGCCTCCACCTGCATTTGCTGAGTTTACTACGGCGGCTGTCGGGATGGAGATCGATGATCCCGTTACTCAGTCAGAGTTCTACATGGATATAGCAGACATGCTCAGGGATGATGATGGTACCCATTATAGGCCACAGATGGCTGATGACCCTGCCCAGTTCCCTGTACAGCAGCCACCGGTTGACGACGTTCAGGGTCAGCTGCCTGTTGACCTGAACCAGCCTGCAGCATCCCCGTCTGATCCCTGGTTCACCTTAGGAGGGACACCTGCTTCCGCATTTAGCGCTGTTCCCGGACAGCCATCAGCACCAGCGGCAGATCAGAGGCCGAGGCGACTTAGACGTCCTCCATTGTGTGGCACAGGAGGTCACCTGCTTGGTCAGTTTGACGATGATGATAGTGACACCATTGAGGATTCTGATTAGTTATGTCATATGCTCATGTCTAGTATGAACTTTGTCAGTTTATTTACTTAGCATCTTAGTGAGACTTCTTATCTTTATGGTTTTGTATAATGTTATGTTTATTTTCATGTCTAGTATGAACTTTGTCAGTTTATTTGTACTTGTATAATGTTATGTTATTTCATTCAGAATTATCATGCGCATTTTTAACGATAGAATAGTAAATCAGTTcaaacatatataattaaacgCAATTTACTAATACGAAATTAGCGCATTAAAATAACATGTTGGCAGTCAAAGACTTAACCAACCATACATAGcttaaaaaaactaaaaccaCATAGAACGCATCATAAACGGCATGATCTCTAGGCTTACACTCCTCTAGGCT
The genomic region above belongs to Arachis stenosperma cultivar V10309 chromosome 5, arast.V10309.gnm1.PFL2, whole genome shotgun sequence and contains:
- the LOC130979529 gene encoding RING-H2 finger protein ATL29-like gives rise to the protein MSSSSSSPSSESDHRGGTAASTAYNTPPILVALVLIVLVICFVCFTLVYFCRCYFVSIIHTLAFHRSPSANAATTTTATATANTINNASNSPFMGLDASLLHEFPTFPYSSVKDLRKEKKYALECAICLLEFEDDTVLRLLPVCRHVFHQECVDLWLQRHKTCPVCRTDLETRKSSASSITHDHDRQSAAVGGDHGNGDDDVCIDVKEGGDDDDGNNRFLRSHSTGHSIVMVREEGRNDEDDDRYRLRLQEDAELRVVNNDMKKKKNHQYSRSCESYKEMMMMMAAAKPLVPPCTNCGYVDHHTLSVPSSSSRVGAN